The Choristoneura fumiferana chromosome Z, NRCan_CFum_1, whole genome shotgun sequence DNA window TTGAATAACCAAACTTTTCTCATAACAAACTCTGTGACCAAAAATGTAATGGAGGCACTTGATGAGAAGATGAGATGCATCACggaagaaaataatattttaaaatcaaaagtaTCTGAATTACAACTTGAAGTAAAGTTCCTGAAAAATGagaaaaggaaaaataatttgatatttttcgGAGTCGAAGAAATAGGGAAAACCGAATGTGAGCTTGTTGATTGCATAATGGAGGCAATAATTGAATCGGGCACACACTTTCAAAGCAACGAAATCAGCAATATATATAGAATCGGGAAACGTATCAACAACAAAAATCGCCCCGTCGTAGTGTCTATCACCTCATTATGGAAAAAACACATCATACTAAGAAACAAGTCCAAACTACCTCAAGGAATATATATTAAGGAAGATTATTCTAAAGAGGTGTTAGAAATAAGAAAGCAGCTTCAAATGCAGGTCGaacaagaaaagaaaaaaggaa harbors:
- the LOC141440862 gene encoding uncharacterized protein; this encodes MEKKDMEWLMKMLDEKLNNQTFLITNSVTKNVMEALDEKMRCITEENNILKSKVSELQLEVKFLKNEKRKNNLIFFGVEEIGKTECELVDCIMEAIIESGTHFQSNEISNIYRIGKRINNKNRPVVVSITSLWKKHIILRNKSKLPQGIYIKEDYSKEVLEIRKQLQMQVEQEKKKGNIAYIKHDKLIVKKNRDNNPEKRKREESGSPNSSNQKKTTSSNQKNNPLHQTPQEKIS